GACTCGACGCACAGCTACGCCATCGCCTACGCGATCGCTGCGGGGCTGTGCCTCGTCGCCGCCGCACTCACCTTCGCGACCAAGCCGCCGTCGCCGGGCATCGTCGCGAACATGGGCGCCAAGGAGAAGCGCGCCGCAGCGTAAGGACACGCTCACACCGATCAACAACAGAGCCCCCGCCGGTGACCCGACGGGGGCTCTTCAGTCGCGTGGCGCGGTTTGCCCGGGTGCTACCTCATGCTTGCGATGATCGTCTTCGCGATATCGGTGTTGTCGAGGTAGGCGCCACGCACAGAGTCGCTGCCGATAGCCGAGGCCGCGAGCTTGCCCGACGAGGTGCCGCGCGCGAACAGCGGTATCAGAGCGTTGGTGTGGTCGGTGCTGTTGAACTGCATGCCGGGCATGATGCTGATGCCGTTGTTGACGAGGGTCGTCCACAGCGGACCGGCGGCGAACTGTCCGCTTCCGGGGCCAGTCAGGTAGCCGGTCTCGTGGTCACCGGTGACGATAACGAGTGTCTCGCTCCAGCTGGACTTCGTGTTGACCCAGTTCACGACCGTCTCAACAGCTGTGTTGAAGTCTTCCTGCTCCTCGATGACGCGACCCTGCTGGTTGGCATGGCCAGCCCAGTCGACCGCGCCACCCTCGACCATCAGGAAGAGCCCGTCGCGGTCGTTGTCGAGCACGTTGAGGGCGCCCTTGGTCATCGTGGCGAGCGTCGGAACGTTGGTGTTGAACGGCACAGTGAACGCGGCTGCGGCCTTGTCCCCGCCACGGTTCTGCTGCAGCGTGGTGTAGGCCTGCGGCACTCCGACGACGCGGCGCGGGGTGGCACCGGTGGTCAGGGCATCGAAGTCGGCCTTCGTCTGGATGAGCTTGAAGGCGTCCTGGTCGCCGTCACGATCAGCGTCGGATCCGACGAGGCCGGCGTTGAGCGCGTCCCACGTGGCCTGACCTCCCACGTAGTTGTAGTTGCTCGCGACAGGCGTGCGCGCAGCGCCGCTGTCATCGAAGTTCGGGTTGCCGGCGCCCATGATGACGTCGACCGCCGAGAACTTGAGCATCTCGTTGGCGATGCCGACGTAGTCGTTGCGTGAGGGGTTGTGTGCGACGAAGCCGGCGGGGGTCGCGTGGCTGAACTCGACGGTCGAAACCACGCCGGTCGCCTTGCCGCGCTCCTCAGCGTACTCGAGCGCGTGCTTGAGCTTGTTGCCGTTGACGTCCACGCCGATCGCGGCGTTGTAGGACTTCGTCCCGGTCGACATCGCCGTGGCGGCCGCGGCCGAGTCGGTGGGGTTGGCCTTGACGTAGTCGAAGGTCGCCCATGCCTGCGCGGGGTCGTATCCACCGCCCACGGAGGGGTGGGCGAACGTCGACATGGCCTTGCGGACCGGGAACTTCTCGTAGCCCTGCGAGACGAGCTTGCCGTCCGAGTAGAGGTTGGCCGCGCTGAGCTCGTTGTAGCCCATGCCGTCCGAGATCAGGACGATGACGTTCTTGACCGTGCGCACTGGAGCCTCATGCCTCGAGGTGCTTGCGAAGGCGTTTGCGGGGAACAGGCCCACCACGAGCGCGGCGGCGAGTGCGCCGCGTGCGACCCTATGTGCCTGCGAAGCAAGCGTACCGTTCATGTTGTTCCTCCTAGGTAGCCGTGTCCGAGAATCACCGCTGTGAGATGTCGAGAGGTGGTCGTGCGGATCTGCATCAGATCCACTCCGGATGCTCGTGTGTCGGCGTGCCCCCTTCCCCCCAGACGACCGTACAAGGCGCAGTGTGAAGCGGGGCGACCCTCGGGTGGTTGCAGCGCCGTAAGAAGCAGGTTAGAAACGCGTGAAGCGCATCTGTCGCACTTCGTCATGACCGTCGGATACTCTGGAGTCCGGATGAAACGGCGGTATCAATGACCACCCGAACGCGACGGATTGTTGTATTCATCGGCCTGATCGCGACGATCGTCGCAGGGCTGGTATCGTGCGGCGTCGTCGCATCGTCGCTCTTCGGCCGAGCCACTCAGTCGTCCCGACCCGAGCCCGCCGCGCAGCCCGCGCCCAAGTCGCCGAAGGCGTACAAAGGCCTCGGCACGTGGGTCGACCTCTGGGACGCCCGCGCGTGGCGAGACCCGGCGGGAGCCGTAGCCGACATGGAGAGCCACGGCGTCAAGACGATCTACATCCAGACCGGCAACTCTCGCTCGACCAGCGGCATCTCGAACCGTGAGGCGCTCGCCGACTTCATCCGCGAGGCCCATAAGCGCGACATGTACGTGGTCGCATGGTACCTGCCGAGCCTCAAGGCAAAGTCACACGACTACGAGCACGTCATGGAGGCCATCGAGTTCGAGACCTCCGATGGACAGC
This Coriobacteriia bacterium DNA region includes the following protein-coding sequences:
- a CDS encoding alkaline phosphatase; protein product: MNGTLASQAHRVARGALAAALVVGLFPANAFASTSRHEAPVRTVKNVIVLISDGMGYNELSAANLYSDGKLVSQGYEKFPVRKAMSTFAHPSVGGGYDPAQAWATFDYVKANPTDSAAAATAMSTGTKSYNAAIGVDVNGNKLKHALEYAEERGKATGVVSTVEFSHATPAGFVAHNPSRNDYVGIANEMLKFSAVDVIMGAGNPNFDDSGAARTPVASNYNYVGGQATWDALNAGLVGSDADRDGDQDAFKLIQTKADFDALTTGATPRRVVGVPQAYTTLQQNRGGDKAAAAFTVPFNTNVPTLATMTKGALNVLDNDRDGLFLMVEGGAVDWAGHANQQGRVIEEQEDFNTAVETVVNWVNTKSSWSETLVIVTGDHETGYLTGPGSGQFAAGPLWTTLVNNGISIMPGMQFNSTDHTNALIPLFARGTSSGKLAASAIGSDSVRGAYLDNTDIAKTIIASMR